The sequence CTTTTTTTCTACTTACCCTAGATAGTCATGTTAGTGGTGACAAAGCCCTCTAGACACAGAACGGCTTTTGAGTTATTTTATTCATCAACACAACAAACCCATGGACActaaaacaacactgtctcaATAAGTTACATTTAAATACAAGACAATGTTGAGCTACTCGATACAAAAACAAAAATATGGTTGTacagatatatttttttacattgcttTTTCAAAAATAGCTGATCATTGATTGTGTGCTATCCAATGCCTAGTTATTTCAGTTAGTGTTTAAATTGGATTGAATGGGATTTTAGTAACCAGGGTTTGGCGAGCATTTGTATCTGATAGATAGAAATGTGATAAAATTAaacatgattaaaaaaaaaaaaatcaaatatgTATAGGTAGTATGTAAATGTACTTTCTGTTGCATCGAAGACACTACTCATCGAACGCAATGTCTACTGTTCCTTCATATATCCATCTAACCCTGAATGAATGGTTACAACATGGAGCTGAGATCAACATTGTTATGGCTATTCTGTTTGGCAACATTTACCCACAAAACATTTGTACAAATAAAATTCACCACTAAATTAAAGCGCTTACTAAAAGTACTTTACTTAGATAAAACCATACTAAATATGGCTACTGAGAAACTGAAGACTTTCTACTGACGAAGCAGCTGTTCAGCAGTCAAACAAGAGTGTAGGGACTTTTAGTATCTTCTAAACTCTGAACTGCAAATCATTTATTTCTTATAGGAAAAATGTACAATTTCAACTATGGTATCAATCTAGCCATTTTAATAGGCTAAACATCCTTATCCCCTCTCAGAAGACTGTAGCCTGAATGCCTCAAACAAACCTAGAAAATGTTGAAACAAATAATACAATTACTCATGTAACTGTTCTCTATACAAGACTATTGTATAGGATTTAGAATGACCGCTAATGTAAACTTTACAAGAATTTTGTCTTTATTGCATCCAATAATGAATATccacacaataaaaaaataaaaatcacttCTCTAAACTGAGCGCATGACTGAACAGGTTTGGCatttacatacatatatacacacacacacacacatacacacatatacatacacacacacttatttatAGACATCTTCAGGGGAAATTTGGTTGTGGTTACATACACATGATCCTAACAGATGCCTCTCACCAGGGCTTCTGTACTCAGACTTGGATTCAGTCAGGAGTAATACAGAGGACAAGATCAATGGTCTGTGTCCCAACAGTCTTAAAAGCTTCCTTTCCTTCATGACCATCGATGAAGGCAATATGCCTGCAACCTATCTGGTACTCTTACTAATCAGTGTTGAAGACCGACCAAGAAAGTGGTCTATTTACTTGGGTACAGGCGACTGCAAGCATCTATTTTAAGTGTGCATACAATGGGGAGGGTTGGAGTTACACTTCTTGGATCCATTACAGGGAACCTATATGTGCATAAGAACAGGAGCCACTTtccagggtggagagagagagagtaacaagtCCAGAGGGTCAGGGTAGTGGGGTGTTGGGGGTCAGCCGGCAAACAACTggggctggagaggaggaggcaggtcgTTCTCCACGTTGTCAGCGTCTATGGCAGAAGAGGCGGGGGGGTGCATTTCCAGGGGGAACCTCTCCAACACATCCTGCACTTTGTGCTCCACCCCGTCCCTCCAGTCGATGAGGTCACTCTCCAGGCAGCGAGCTCCCTCCATGACGTGTTCCTGCCTCACGCCCAGCCCCGTCTGCAGGTCCAGACGCTCATTCATCTCGCTGAAAGCAGCACTGCCTGGGGGGGAGGGGGCAGCCTGGGGCCGCTGGGGGGACGCCTGGCCTGACATGTGGAGCTCAAACTCCTCAGCGCTCAGGTTCAGAGACCGGCCATCCAGCTTCTCTATGAAGGCTACCGCACAGCActgcagagggacagagagagaggagagaaagaggggggttaGGGGAAATCACAAATTATATTCTTAATATGTGTACAGTGTATGTGTATTTGACTTTGTTTGGTACagcttgtctgtctgtttgcTTTGCGTACACAGCCCTCTCACCAGGTTGGTAAAGTAGTATCCGTCCTCTCCGCTCATGAGGCGGCTAGGGTTACAGAAGCGGGTGATGTACTGGATGTTGGACTGCAGTCGCGGAGGGTTGGCCTTCAGGACGATGTAGATGAGGGTGGGCAGGAAGTCATCAGCAGATGCTGCCTCCTTCTTGGTGGTCTTGATGGCATTGAAGATGTGCTTACTGCAGCGTGTGATGCAGATCAGCTTGTCCCTGGGCACACGCTTCGAGTCCATCTCTATCACGTCTACAGGAAGTCAGGGTGGAACAGAGTGGTAGTTAATGTGCTATGATGACATTATACATCACATGCATGTTCAGTCAGTGTTTGGGtctctttgtaaaaaaaaaacgaaaaacaAATGAATACAAGCTAAAGTCTGACCTGTGATGGCTTTGACCACATTATCAGAAACCTCAGGAATCTCCTCATCCACAGGGACACACAGCATCTCAATGGTGACCCAATGCAAGGccctgcaacccacacacacacactttagtgAACAGATGCACAAGGAGGCATACAGCAGCTTCAATGCTCATACTTAGTATCATATCAGTTTCATTGTCTTTACCTGATTCTTTTCTGAACAGCCAGGTCTTTCTTCTCATCGTCTGTGGTCTCAGGACAAAAGACCTCATCGTAGAGACGTGTCATCATGTATCTCTCTACCTCGTCCATCACACTCTCCACACGCTCCGACGACCCTGGGGTCAACACAGACACAGACGGGAAAACAGCAAATGTGAGTCATTCAAGGCCTACCTATAGATAGCTCTCAGAAAGGATCAGAGTGTGTTCATTCTCACCTGCAACTTTATCATCAAGCCTCTGTTTCAAGATATCCTTAATGATCTGGTATTAGAGTATTagaggtgaggaaaggagaggtgTACCTTTGAAGTGTGTTTGCAGGCGGTCTGACAGGTTCTGGTAGAAGTCCTGAACACACTCAGACAGCTCATCAGCACCCAGGTCCTGTGGAACAAGCACACTATTAGCTTGAAGGGATTGTTGTATATTGTCCTTCATTTAAAGTTTAAGGGCGAGTTCACGCTGATGTTACTCCAGAGTATTGAGTGACTAaccaaatgtttgttttttgcaTTTGTTTTAGTCATCCTTCTGTTCTACGATGAGGAAGTGAAATGGTCCAAACCCAAACCGGAGGGGTGAATGAATAGAAGTAACCCCCATGGGACTCATCAGGCTCTCCACATTCAGAAGCCCCTGGTGCTATTGTAGTGTACTACTCACCCTCTTGCAGGCCATGCTCTCTGTGAAGGCCCGGCACTGTTTGAAGATCTCCCTACCAGGTTTCAGTGTCTTGAGGAAGTCGATAAACTCTCGTGTGGTGCAGTCCGTCTCTAAGGGCTTGCGGCTCACTGAGGGGCTGGGGGTCGACTGGGCCTCGCCAGGGACAGAGTCTAGGAGGGTGGAGGACACAGATAATGGAGGGAATGATATGCCTGTGtgtatgtacaatattccatAGGTGGTGGATATAAAAGACTGGCTTTCAGCCAGCCTTCGGATGGGAAGCAGAGAAAATAAGGGTGGGTCTTTATTCATCTCATACTTTCCCAGCACAGCTTGCGGAGTTGTGATTTCACAAAACATCCTTCTGCAATCTGATTTTAGGTAGTCCCTTTTTGCTACGCTTCAAATGCATGGTTCCACATgaaagcaattgccataccaagcactgatgcagccagtcaagatgctctcgatgctgTAGCtatagaactttgaggatccgagggcccatgacaaatcttttcagtcccctAAGGGGCACCCGTGTTGcaggtcagtgtggcggatgtgttgttgcctaccctcaacaactgggggcggcccgtcaggatgtccaggatccagttgcagagggaggtgttcagtcccagggaccttagcttagtaatgagcttcaagggcactacggtgttgaatgctgagctctagtcaatgaacagcattctcacgtacagttagggaaaaaagtatttgatcccctgctgattttgtacgtttgcccactgataaagaaatgatcagtctaattttaatggtaggtttattttaacagtgagagacagaataacaaacaaaaaaaatccagaaaaacgcatgtaaaaaatgttataaattgattgccattttaatgagggaaataagtatttgacccctctgcaaaacatgacttagtactttgtggcaaaacccttgttagcaatcacagaggtcagaaatctcttgtagttggccaccaggtttgcccacatctcaggagggattttgtcccactcctctttgcagatcttctctgagtcattaaggtttcgaggctgacgtttggcaactcgaaccttcagctccctccacagattttctatgggattaagggctggagactggctaggccactccaggaccttaatgtgcttcttcttgagccactcctttgttgccttggccgtatgtttttggtcattgtcatgcggaatacccatccacgacccattttcaatgccctggctgagggaaggaggttctcacccaagatttgacggtacatggccccgtccatcgtccctttgatgcggtgaagttgtcctgtccccttagcagaaaaacacccccaaagcataatgtttccacctccatgtttgacggtggggatggtgttcttggggtcataggcagcattcctactcctccaaacatggcgagttgagttgatgccaaagagctccattttggtctcatctaaccacaacactttcacccagttgtcctctgaatcattcagatgttcattggcaaacttcagacgggcatgtatatgtgctttcttgagcagggggaccttgcgggcgctgcaggatttcagtccttcacggcgtagtgtgttaccaattgttttcttggtgactatggtcccagctgccttgagatcattgacaagatcctcccgtgtagttctgggctgattcctcaccgttctcatgatcattgcaactccacgaggtgagatcttgcatggagccccaggccgagggagattgacagttcttttgtgttacttccatttgcgaataatcgcaccaactgttgtcaccttctcaccaagctgtgtggcgatggtcttgtagcccattccagccttgtgtagctctacagtcttgtccctgacatccttggagagctctttggtcttggccattgtggagagtttggaatctgattgactgattgcttctgtggacagttgtcttttattcaggtaacaagctgagattaggagcactccctttaagagtgtgctcctaatctcagctcgttacctgtataaaagacacctgggagccagaaatctttctgattgagggggggtcaaatacttatttccctcattaaaatgcaaatcaattcataacatttttgacatgtgtttttctggattattttgttgttattctgtctctcactgttaaaataaacctaccattaaaattatagactgatcatttctttgtcagtgggcaaacgtacaaaatcagcaggggatcaaatacttttttccctcactgtaagtgtttcttttgtccaagtgggaaagggcagtgtggagtgcaatagagattgtgtcatctgtggatctgttggggcgggaaacaaattggagtgtgtccagggtgtctggaatgatggtgttgatgtgagccataaccagcccttcaaagcatttcatggctacagatgtgagtgctatagtCATTTAGAAAGGTAACCTTGGCGTtcgtgggcacagggactatggtggtctgcatgaaatatatatgtattacagactgggtcagggagaggttgaacatctAGGGAACTGTAGCTGGATGCCCCATGTGACCTTCTCCACAGTGACTGGGGGTTGGGGGGGAGTGGTAATGGAGCAGAGTTCTgaaagaggggggaaagaggaacTGTGCTCCAACATTATGCAGAGAAGGGATGCAGTGGTGGTTTGGATCTGCTCATCCCTCCAGTAATGGTAGAGAAAACACTATAAACTGTAAACCCTATCTCATAGAGATGGATCCTACCTTTCTTGGGTGGTGTCTTTGCTGAGGGAGTGAAAAACTTAGTCACTGTGTTGACTTTCCGTGACTTCTCCTTGGTTTTCCTCTCTTCAAATTTGCTTAAGGGTGCGATGGCAGCAGGCTGGGCTGCCCCCTGGTGGTTGTTAGCGTATGCTGCCGTCTCCTCCATCTGTAACCTGGGACACAGAACGGACATTGTTGTTACCACCACATGATCAAtactgaagacagacagacagtggtcccTAAATAAAACAAGACAGATAAGGTAAGAATGTCAGAGATTCAAAAGGCAAGAACAATTTAAACTaatgacagacagcaacatgacaCTGTTCCATTTGCCTCTGTGAAATTggctgttgaaatgtttgttaaTCAATGATAAATAGTTacttgtgtgttttgttttcgACTCTACCCCTCAATTTTAGCGGGGCATTTAGTGTTTGCCGCCGGGCTCCTAGATTTCAAATCAAGTGCTAACTCCGCCAACCCGGGGACTATGCATAACAAGCTTGATCAAACAGacaacacacacctctctgccAGAGCATGGTCCTCCTGGATCTGTTTGTGTCTGGTTTGTTGGTACTCCTCCCGCCAGCACTTGGAGCAGAGGCCCTGCCAGGCCACATTGCCATAGAAACCACATCCCTTCGTACACAGCAGCTCTGACTGGTCCACATGGATCCCACGACGTTCAGGCCCCTGGCTCATCACTCACGGCTAGCGAGGATACTGCTGTGAATGACAGGAAAAATACAAGACTGTGAATGATGGCATGGTAGAAAGATCCGCAGTCAGAAGTAGCCTAAAGCGAACTTGATGGCTATTATTTATCAGGACTTTGACACAGTTGAATGCCTACACACTATGGTCCACATTCAGGTTGAGGTAtttgataaaaaatatttttaatagAGGTAGCTAGCATAATGACATATTTCAATCCAAACACTGAAGGAAATCTCAGTGAAATCAAAATACGAGTTCATACTGCGGCAGTGTTTACAACTTTACCACCCAAGTTACCCAAAGTGGAAATCTGACACATCAATCTGCCCATTTCTGGTGATTATGACTACTGACTCATATTGGTAATGCATGATAAGAAAAACAACACAGGATGAATTTAATGGATGACCACAAACAATGGTAAAAATGTTTATGGCCTTCTAGCTGTAACAAGTCCCAATAGAGAAGCTACACTTGAATTTGTTTGAAGCCACAtcacaacgttagctagctagcatcctGATTTATTAacacgctagctagctaatgccAAATATTTTGTATAACTAACCTActactgtgtactgtatagcTGCAAGCAATGCACTGAGCTCAGTTCAgctctaactaactaactaactaactaacattaaCTCACTCTAACTTAACGAACAACGCGACGCAATGACATTAGCTACCGGTAGCTAGGCTTCTTCTGGTAGCTAAATGTTTAAACTTAGctaaaaaataaatgaatacataatttagtattctacaatgtacccACCTGACCACTGGGTCCTGACCTGAGATACATTTAACTAAGTAGGGTTTGGCTCACACTACTAGAAGCTAACGTTTGCACTTGCAGTTGAAGCGCTAGCTAGCGTGACAGATTCCTCGCGGACCCAACAAAATTGACAAGCAATTCAACAATGTCGTTAGCTGGCTAACAACATTCTGCGACTCCTTAGCTTTTAAGAAAGATTATTGAGTGTGGATAGTTCGTTTTTTATGCAGCCATTGACAATATCTGCTACCCACTCCTGAACCGAGGTAAAATCAGATTCAGGTAAGATATTCGCCTGTAGTTTTCCTTACTTCCACAaacagcagttagggaccgtcGACATAGTGACAAATAAAAaatttcaaatttcaatagctctttaaccaaccgaggtaaagacagtttcaggttggatattcgaCGGATATACACCTGTAGTTTTCCTTAcgtccaccaacagcagttagggaccgtcaacatagtgacaaatcaacattttcaaatgtcaatagctctttaaccattactcctaaaactttcaaaactggttgtagctaacccgatggcatagacacacattgcacacactttttttttgtcGGTTTACATCTCACACTATTTTCAgttatttatttagatttttgaaTTTCAATAGCTTTTTGGTTATATGACCTACTGACTTTAAagaaggttcagaatgtccactcagtgggcctacacattgcacaccctttagtttgtccattttcatgaATTTTGTCAACtttagaatttcaatagctccttggtcatgtgacctactggactcaaacaaggttcagaatgtccactgactacccttctatagtGCACAccttttagtttgtccattttcatctcacacgttttTCCATGACTTTTTCAAACTTTCAAATGTCAAtaactccttggtcatgtgac comes from Salmo salar chromosome ssa20, Ssal_v3.1, whole genome shotgun sequence and encodes:
- the LOC106580958 gene encoding rab5 GDP/GTP exchange factor gives rise to the protein MSQGPERRGIHVDQSELLCTKGCGFYGNVAWQGLCSKCWREEYQQTRHKQIQEDHALAERLQMEETAAYANNHQGAAQPAAIAPLSKFEERKTKEKSRKVNTVTKFFTPSAKTPPKKDSVPGEAQSTPSPSVSRKPLETDCTTREFIDFLKTLKPGREIFKQCRAFTESMACKRDLGADELSECVQDFYQNLSDRLQTHFKGSSERVESVMDEVERYMMTRLYDEVFCPETTDDEKKDLAVQKRIRALHWVTIEMLCVPVDEEIPEVSDNVVKAITDVIEMDSKRVPRDKLICITRCSKHIFNAIKTTKKEAASADDFLPTLIYIVLKANPPRLQSNIQYITRFCNPSRLMSGEDGYYFTNLCCAVAFIEKLDGRSLNLSAEEFELHMSGQASPQRPQAAPSPPGSAAFSEMNERLDLQTGLGVRQEHVMEGARCLESDLIDWRDGVEHKVQDVLERFPLEMHPPASSAIDADNVENDLPPPLQPQLFAG